Genomic DNA from Gossypium hirsutum isolate 1008001.06 chromosome A01, Gossypium_hirsutum_v2.1, whole genome shotgun sequence:
TACCATTTGCCTAATTGCACACCTACCAACTTACATCATTATATTTAAGTTAATGATTTGGGTTTTTCTTCTCTATTTAAATGCCTCAAGGTTCATGAATGTTAAACCATAATTCTACCGGTCGCCTCATGTCTTGCAGCCATGGAGCACTCGCGTTATATCCATAATTGAGTAAGCTGTAGAGCTGCCCCGGAACTCACGACATGACAGCCAATGCAAGCTTGGAATTATAGAGTTTAACACTTATCCCTTTCtcctttatatatatgtatatatataagatcAATTTGGGTTGTTTACAAAGCACAGAAAAGAAACACATAAATGGCTGCCTCAACTGGCCATGTTCGTTCAAGCAGTTTGCCAATCAATACTCATCCACTAGTTGTAAGTGTTGAGGAGCAGTTAACCAGATTGAGGGCATCACAACAAGAAACATCCTCGTCCATGAGCAACAGATTGGGAGGTTTAAAAGAATTGTACCACCGAGTTGATGATTTGTTTCAATTACAGTTTCCCAGAGCTCTTTGTATTGAACATTTAGAGGATGTGTTGGATGGATCTATTAGAGTATTGGACGTGTGTGGCACCATTAGAGATGTTTTGTCTCGGATGAGGGAGGGTTTGCAGGGACTTGAATCCTCCCTCAGGCGAAGAACTGGCCGTGAATCCTGCTTGGAAGGTGAAATCAGAGCTTATATGGACACCAggaaagaaatgaataaaatgatcAGAAATTTGAAGGGAATGGACCGGAAATGTAAATCAGTGGTGTTGGACAATGATTCTGAAATGGTGGGTGTGGTGAACATGCTAAGAGAAGCTGAGGAAATTAGCCTTTCAATGTTTGATTCCCTCTtatcttttcttttgcttccaAAGCTAAGATCAAAGCCTACCGGCTGGCCTATTGTTTCAAAATTATTGCACTCGAGGCGTGCTTTGTGCGACCGAATGGAAGCTACTGAAGCCGAGAAACTAGAAGTCGAGTTGAGTCTCTTGAAGTCAAGCAAAGACATCAAACTTGAACAAGTGCAAAAATTATTGAAAGATCTTGAGGCATTTCAAGCTACCATCAAAGAAACAGAAGGGGATTTGGAGTGCATCTTTAGACAACTATTGAAAACCAGAGTTTCCCTTCTCAACATATTAAACCACTAATGACCAACAAAATTTTGTAGCATATGATTTTGATCTCAACTGTACACATATACAGCATAAGAAAAGCAATATATTGGAAATTTTTCATCTCCAATTGCCTCTCTTTTTCtgattttttcttattattaatatTCCCATACAAGGGCTAAAAATCCCAGCCACGCTTGAAATGACCATGGGTTTTATGGATTGGTGAGAAACCGAGTCAATGACCTCTCAGCTAATGGTATGTGCTTATTCATCAAAACCATGCGCATGTACTTCAACTCTATAACGAGCTGTAAAGATTCCATTGCGGCACCACATCGTTTAATTGTTACATGGAGATCTGCGCAATCTTCATGATTATTAGATTACAATGTTGATTGTCTACTGCCAGGAAGCCATGATAGCTTGCCACTCGtgcatttcattattttattccttaACCAATTCATTTTATGGTGTCGCTCTTATTAATATCCAAACGTACTGTAGTGTAATTTCAGCAACTGTCAACTCAGCTGACTGCTCTTCAACATGACCAATATACGACTCTGTGTTTTCTTATTAGACATTTAGGTGGCAGAGCCTGGCTTTTTGGAATTGAtctcataataaaatattacGCCCCATTGAAGGATGGTCATGATCCCTTGAACATCCTAAAGAGCCAACTTCCAGTATTCATTTCTATCAGATTGTCTTTCACATAATTGACCCTATGCCAGAACCAACATCCTGACTATAAAGAATTGCTCTAATGGCTGTCATGGGaactaaagaaaaaaagattCCACTTGTTGGAAGATGCTAACCAATGACCGTAATTGGCGCACTGTCCTGTCATGGAACAAGGTTTTTACGAACTAGCAATATTATAGTGTGGGCTGTGGCTTCTACATCTTAATGTCTGGGGGGACAAAGTAGCTAATATCCTAATATGCTACACTGATGAAAGAGATGCCTTCACCTTATATAAAAGCTGCCTCATTGGAATGACTTGATCATCTAACCTTGAATTGTGTGCATCTCAagaaaaacagagaaaaaaatAGAAGCTCCTATTACAACAATGAAAGCTAAATCCCATGCTCGTTCCAACAGCTTGCCATCCGAATCTCACCCTGTTGTAGCCGATCTTGAGGACAAATTGCGCCTGTTAAGAGCCTTGGAAGCAACATCATCTTCTCTATCAAGTCTATGTAAGAACTTGGCTGCTCTAGAGGAGATGTATGAATGTGCTGATAACCTACTTCAGTTGCAAGCCACCCAGAAGGCTTTCTCAAATGAAAGACTACATGATAAATTCGTAGATGATATGTTGGATGGATCTCTTAAGTTATTGGACACATGTAGTTCATCCAAGGATGCTCTTTCTCAGATCAAAGGTTGCGTTCGAGATCTTGAATCGTCCCTCCGCAGGAAGATTCGTTGCAAATCAAGCCTAGTGAATGAGATTAGGGACTACTTCATCTCAAGGAAACAAGTAAATAAATTTGTTTGCAACTGCTTTGGCAACATGAAGAGGATGCAAAAAAGCAACGCGACGCTCGTGGAGAGTGACGATGACTTGGCGGCCATGGTGAATATGCTCAACGAAGTTGAGGCTGTTAGTCTCACAGTGTTCAAGTCCCTATTGTCATTTCTCTACTCCCCAAAATCAAAGTCAGCTGGTTGGTCCTTAGTCTCAAAATTGGTCCAATCCAAGCCCGTATACAAAGAAGATAACATAGATAATGGTTTAGAAGCTCTAATTATTAAGACCAAATCAGGCAAAAAAGAAAGCATTGATATGACTCAAGTGCAGACGACCCTGAAGAATTTGAAGGCCTTTGAATCAGCAATTCAAGAACTTGAAGAGGGATTAGAGTGTGGCTTTAGGTGTTTGATTAAAACTAGAATGTCCCTTCTCAACCTACTCAACCATTAATGAAACTAGTGATATCCAACGACATCCCGGATTTTTTTACAAGGGGGCTTGTCTGCAAATAGCCGTATATTTCTACAGATTGAAAATGTAAATTATGAAGCCAAAGAAGGAATCTTTTCCCCAAAATCTCATCATCATTACTattattacttttcaaaattctTTTATCCTGAAAACTACTGATCAAAAGACATGAAGAGTAGGAAGTGAGAATGAATCATTTTTATGTGTGTGGCACTAAAGTTCAGGATCCAATCTTTAACATTAGCATTAGACATTGCTACCAAGGCCTTGAAAGGAACTGCCATGCCATCCACTATTTCCCCTGTATTCTCAACATTATCCAACAATACGTGCATATAACTTCTAATACAAATTTAAGCTCTAATTCTCCTTTAATTGATTTCATGTATTCTCTGTTAAACCTGTACAAAGCTCTGCTAACATTTGCATTAAATAGAAAGCTTTATATTGAGCTCATGTAGATGAAACAATACAATGAACCCCTATAGCCAAAATTAGTGAATAATGTCATCTTTGCTACAGCAATGGATTCCCAATGCTGTATAAAGTCTAACCTCTTAATTTCAATTTTGAGGTCATGGGCATATGAACTAGCACTGAGTCCCGTATACGGCTATACCTTTGAAAGCTTCAGATTTGGGAAAAGCTTGTAGAAAGTGAGTAAAGGGACC
This window encodes:
- the LOC107917375 gene encoding uncharacterized protein, whose protein sequence is MAASTGHVRSSSLPINTHPLVVSVEEQLTRLRASQQETSSSMSNRLGGLKELYHRVDDLFQLQFPRALCIEHLEDVLDGSIRVLDVCGTIRDVLSRMREGLQGLESSLRRRTGRESCLEGEIRAYMDTRKEMNKMIRNLKGMDRKCKSVVLDNDSEMVGVVNMLREAEEISLSMFDSLLSFLLLPKLRSKPTGWPIVSKLLHSRRALCDRMEATEAEKLEVELSLLKSSKDIKLEQVQKLLKDLEAFQATIKETEGDLECIFRQLLKTRVSLLNILNH